In Coturnix japonica isolate 7356 chromosome 7, Coturnix japonica 2.1, whole genome shotgun sequence, one DNA window encodes the following:
- the LRRFIP1 gene encoding leucine-rich repeat flightless-interacting protein 1 isoform X22, with translation MHGRPSAVPETTLGEQAPVELLCELVIDSVHELHKQAEARLAAKRAARAEAREIRMKELERQQKEEDSERYSRRARRNASASDEDERMSVGSRGSLRPSEYSCYLGSGSRASSRASSARASPVIEERPEKDFEKGARTVSSLSAATLASLGGTSSRRGSGDTSISVDTEASIREIKDIYELKEQIQDVEGKYMQGLKEMKDSLAEVEEKYKKAMVSNAQLDNEKTNFMYQVDTLKDALLELEEQLAESRRQYEEKSKEFEREKHAHSILQFQFKEIKEALKQRDEMLAEIQQLQQKQQSYVREISDLQETIEWKDKKIGALERQKDFFDSIRSERDDLRDEVMMLKEQLKKHGIIPDSDIATNGDASDVLDNEGHLDSSKAVPGTPQALKTAGDGMLGKAKEVDMKNEIVEDVGKREILQNSEHEEHKEESEEQEVQTLHADENTRAENLIEEPDALSTVMLPDSRFCKALDQFCKPVSGNACSSDDSDADDLRKETQSADTAARQPVSKEVEQSNLNPRTAENSEMGSLQGQDFESPQEMHGELNAEHELEKAALQQEEGEDVEASCALSANEAEQAADSAGDSSEVVSDQSGLPELVDSQSEVVNVERCAETLQCSGESAGSKVTEVLEKTLVESKDCTDGTANETGGDRAGEQNEVGSAVQGEKMERDSTGSEGEESCGSCAPSDPNEEGDDQAQIQPVSSEDSEEALLEEQNMQEQTELKPAEKGGQEEVLTGNLEEYSDCAEKQEKASGESAGSANEAEVSALHQTEPDTDTVKEMVSQETSLDPVISDDETEETEMQTGVMSGKGEENRIEYLEHDRTEDLKSKAELQMVQCSKETTGDSEDEKNISLESEAQNVVKQGESKEEFVACHSVTSENQVDKETFKEDTKQSELADQQGDGFTSMEGTDNSLAQKAELDGSVSEQLRLEGQAEEEQEDEGDAFDFDEDSEQILETDEKRDGGESDAQSEEDDGTSSMIRKAAPTGEAGERTGKIKTSDTLTKDDGLQHKEGNESEEAGHSQEEASALKTDEKADVSAEGNEASDSNEVEKAPGDSGLEQDLESAGCNRAESKEDLRGGRKGKGKSRDDCTVS, from the exons GAAGACAGTGAGCGCTATTCACGTAGAGCCCGAAGAAATGCCTCG GCTTCGGATGAAGATGAGCGCATGTCAGTGGGTAGCCGTGGAAGCCTGAGG CCTTCAGAGTACAGCTGTTACCTCGGTTCGGGATCTCGGGCGTCCTCGAGAGCCAGCTCTGCTCGGGCCAGTCCGGTG ATTGAGGAACGGCcagaaaaagattttgagaAG GGAGCACGTACTGTCTCAAGTCTGTCAGCAGCTACCTTAGCTTCCTTGGGTGGGACTTCTTCTCGAAGAGGCAGCGGGGATACATCCATCTCAGTGGATACAGAGGCATCTATTAGAGAAATCAAG GATATCTATGAGTTAAAGGAGCAGATTCAAGATGTAGAAGGCAAATACATGCAGggactgaaagaaatgaag GACTCTCTAGCTGAAGTTGAAGAGAAATATAAGAAGGCGATGGTTTCCAATGCTCAGCTAGacaatgagaaaacaaatttcatgTACCAAGTAGATACCCTGAAGGATGCACTCTTAGAATTAGAGGAACAGCTCGCAGAATCCAGGAGGCAATATGAAGAAAAGAGTAAA GAATTTGAGAGAGAGAAGCACGCTCATAGCATACTGCAGTTCCAATTTAAGGAAATCAAAGAGGCTTTGAAGCAAAGAGACGAAATGCTTGCA GAAATCCAACAGctgcaacagaaacagcagagctaTGTCAGGGAAATTTCTGATCTTCAGGAGACAATAGAgtggaaagacaaaaaaatagGG GCCTTAGAGAGGCAGAAAGATTTCTTTGATTCCATAAGGAGTGAGCGGGATGACCTTAGAGACGAAGTAATGATGCTGAAGGAGCAACTGAAG AAACATGGAATAATCCCAGACTCCGACATAGCCACCAATGGGGATGCATCAGATGTTCTCGATAACGAAGGACACTTGGATTCTTCCAAAGCTGTTCCAGGCACACCACAGGCATTAAAGACAGCAGGGGATGGCATGCTAG GCAAAGCCAAGGAAGTGGACATGAAAAATGAGATTGTGGAGGAtgtggggaaaagagaaatcttGCAGAATTCTGAGCATGAGGAACACAAAGAGGAGTCTGAGGAACAGGAAGTACAGACATTGCATGCTGATGAAAATACAAGGGCAGAAAACCTGATTGAAGAACCTGATGCTCTGTCAACAGTGATGTTACCAGATAGTAGGTTCTGTAAGGCTTTGGATCAGTTCTGTAAACCTGTGTCAGGGAATGCTTGTTCAAGTGATGATAGTGATGCAGATGATTTGAGAAAGGAGACACAGtcagcagacacagcagccCGGCAGCCTGTTAGCAAGGAGGTTGAACAGAGTAACTTAAACCCAAGGACAGCTGAGAACTCAGAAATGGGCTCACTGCAAGGTCAGGATTTTGAGAGTCCTCAGGAAATGCATGGTGAATTAAATGCAGAGCATGAACTGGAAAAAGCTGCTCTTCaacaggaagaaggagaggatgTGGAAGCTAGCTGTGCACTGAGTGCTAATGAGGCAGAACAAGCAGCAGACAGTGCAGGTGACAGCAGTGAGGTGGTTTCTGACCAGTCAGGGCTACCAGAGCTAGTGGACTCACAAAGTGAAGTGGTAAATGTAGAGCGCTGTGCTGAAACACTCCAGTGCTCAGGAGAAAGTGCTGGAAGCAAAGTTACAGAGGTCTTAGAAAAAACTCTTGTTGAAAGCAAAGACTGCACTGATGGAACAGCTAATGAAACTGGAGGTGATAGAGCTGGAGAACAAAATGAGGTTGGGAGTGCAGTTCAGggtgagaaaatggaaagagattCCACGGGCTCAGAAGGGGAGGAGTCATGTGGAAGCTGTGCCCCATCAGATCCAAATGAGGAGGGAGATGATCAGGCACAGATCCAGCCAGTTTCCTCAGAGGACAGTGAGGAAGCATTGTTAGAGGAACAGAATATGCAGGAACAAACGGAACTTAAGCCTGCTGAGAAAGGTGGACAGGAGGAAGTATTGACTGGAAACTTAGAGGAGTATTCAGATTGCgcagaaaagcaggagaaggCTTCAGGGGAGTCTGCAGGCTCTGCTAATGAGGCAGAAGTTAGTGCACTGCATCAGACAGAGCCAGACACGGACACTGTGAAAGAAATGGTGTCTCAGGAAACCAGTTTAGACCCAGTTATTTCAGATGATGAAactgaggaaacagaaatgcaaacaggaGTTATGtctgggaaaggagaggaaaatagaatagaatacTTAGAACATGATAGAACAGAAGACTTAAAATCAAAGGCAGAGCTTCAAATGGTTCAGtgcagcaaagaaacaacaggTGACTCAGaggatgagaaaaatatttctttagaaaGTGAAGCACAGAATGTAGTTAAACAAGGTGAATCTAAAGAGGAGTTTGTTGCATGTCACAGTGTAACTAGTGAGAATCAAGTTGATAAAGAAACGTTTAAAGAAGATACAAAGCAGTCAGAGCTCGCAGACCAGCAGGGTGATGGCTTTACTTCTATGGAAGGTACAGATAATTCTCTTGCACAGAAAGCTGAGCTGGATGGAAGTGTGAGTGAGCAACTTAGACTAGAGGGCCaagcagaggaagaacaagaagatGAAGGTGACGCATTTGATTTTGATGAGGATTCAGAACAGATACTGGAAACTGATGAAAAACGCGATGGAGGAGAATCTGATGCACAGAGTGAAGAGGATGACGGAACAAGCAGCATGATAAGAAAAGCTGCCCCTACAGGTGAAGCCGGAGAGAGAActggcaaaataaaaaccagtgACACCTTGACCAAAGATGATGGCTTACAGCATAAGGAAGGAAATGAGTCAGAAGAAGCAGGGCACTCGCAAGAGGAAGCGTCAGCACTGAAAACTGATGAGAAGGCTGATGTGTCGGCAGAGGGAAACGAAGCATCAGATTCTAATGAAGTGGAAAAGGCACCAGGTGACAGTGGTCTAGAACAGGATTTGGAGAGTGCCGGCTGTAACAGGGCTGAAAGCAAAGAGGATTTGCGAGGTGGTAGGAAGGGTAAGGGTAAATCCAGAGATGACTGTACAGTGTCCTGA
- the LRRFIP1 gene encoding leucine-rich repeat flightless-interacting protein 1 isoform X8: protein MHGRPSAVPETTLGEQAPVELLCELVIDSVHELHKQAEARLAAKRAARAEAREIRMKELERQQKEEDSERYSRRARRNASASDEDERMSVGSRGSLRSHVEYASAYPVAGLENERTKWKNYSKATNGYEEDVYGSSQNRKSSRASYYPDLGLHNSGYASTSQPSSQNGNWPSLLYSDALPARSYRASVYDESVYSGSRRYSASSSRAPSEYSCYLGSGSRASSRASSARASPVIEERPEKDFEKGARTVSSLSAATLASLGGTSSRRGSGDTSISVDTEASIREIKDIYELKEQIQDVEGKYMQGLKEMKDSLAEVEEKYKKAMVSNAQLDNEKTNFMYQVDTLKDALLELEEQLAESRRQYEEKSKEFEREKHAHSILQFQFKEIKEALKQRDEMLAEIQQLQQKQQSYVREISDLQETIEWKDKKIGALERQKDFFDSIRSERDDLRDEVMMLKEQLKKHGIIPDSDIATNGDASDVLDNEGHLDSSKAVPGTPQALKTAGDGMLGKAKEVDMKNEIVEDVGKREILQNSEHEEHKEESEEQEVQTLHADENTRAENLIEEPDALSTVMLPDSRFCKALDQFCKPVSGNACSSDDSDADDLRKETQSADTAARQPVSKEVEQSNLNPRTAENSEMGSLQGQDFESPQEMHGELNAEHELEKAALQQEEGEDVEASCALSANEAEQAADSAGDSSEVVSDQSGLPELVDSQSEVVNVERCAETLQCSGESAGSKVTEVLEKTLVESKDCTDGTANETGGDRAGEQNEVGSAVQGEKMERDSTGSEGEESCGSCAPSDPNEEGDDQAQIQPVSSEDSEEALLEEQNMQEQTELKPAEKGGQEEVLTGNLEEYSDCAEKQEKASGESAGSANEAEVSALHQTEPDTDTVKEMVSQETSLDPVISDDETEETEMQTGVMSGKGEENRIEYLEHDRTEDLKSKAELQMVQCSKETTGDSEDEKNISLESEAQNVVKQGESKEEFVACHSVTSENQVDKETFKEDTKQSELADQQGDGFTSMEGTDNSLAQKAELDGSVSEQLRLEGQAEEEQEDEGDAFDFDEDSEQILETDEKRDGGESDAQSEEDDGTSSMIRKAAPTGEAGERTGKIKTSDTLTKDDGLQHKEGNESEEAGHSQEEASALKTDEKADVSAEGNEASDSNEVEKAPGDSGLEQDLESAGCNRAESKEDLRGGRKGKGKSRDDCTVS, encoded by the exons GAAGACAGTGAGCGCTATTCACGTAGAGCCCGAAGAAATGCCTCG GCTTCGGATGAAGATGAGCGCATGTCAGTGGGTAGCCGTGGAAGCCTGAGG TCTCATGTGGAGTATGCCAGCGCCTATCCAGTG GCTGGATTAGAGAATGAAAGGACCAAATGGAAGAACTACTCCAAAGCA ACCAATGGTTATGAGGAAGACGTGTATGGATCATCCCAGAATAGAAAATCTAGCAGG GCTTCATACTACCCTGATCTGGGTCTTCACAACAGTGGCTATGCTTCCACATCTCAGCCTTCTTCCCAAAATGGAAACTGG CCCTCCTTGCTGTACAGCGATGCCCTGCCAGCCAGAAGTTACAGG GCGTCTGTGTATGACGAGAGTGTTTACAGTGGGAGCCGTCGATATAGTGCCTCTAGTTCTCGTGCT CCTTCAGAGTACAGCTGTTACCTCGGTTCGGGATCTCGGGCGTCCTCGAGAGCCAGCTCTGCTCGGGCCAGTCCGGTG ATTGAGGAACGGCcagaaaaagattttgagaAG GGAGCACGTACTGTCTCAAGTCTGTCAGCAGCTACCTTAGCTTCCTTGGGTGGGACTTCTTCTCGAAGAGGCAGCGGGGATACATCCATCTCAGTGGATACAGAGGCATCTATTAGAGAAATCAAG GATATCTATGAGTTAAAGGAGCAGATTCAAGATGTAGAAGGCAAATACATGCAGggactgaaagaaatgaag GACTCTCTAGCTGAAGTTGAAGAGAAATATAAGAAGGCGATGGTTTCCAATGCTCAGCTAGacaatgagaaaacaaatttcatgTACCAAGTAGATACCCTGAAGGATGCACTCTTAGAATTAGAGGAACAGCTCGCAGAATCCAGGAGGCAATATGAAGAAAAGAGTAAA GAATTTGAGAGAGAGAAGCACGCTCATAGCATACTGCAGTTCCAATTTAAGGAAATCAAAGAGGCTTTGAAGCAAAGAGACGAAATGCTTGCA GAAATCCAACAGctgcaacagaaacagcagagctaTGTCAGGGAAATTTCTGATCTTCAGGAGACAATAGAgtggaaagacaaaaaaatagGG GCCTTAGAGAGGCAGAAAGATTTCTTTGATTCCATAAGGAGTGAGCGGGATGACCTTAGAGACGAAGTAATGATGCTGAAGGAGCAACTGAAG AAACATGGAATAATCCCAGACTCCGACATAGCCACCAATGGGGATGCATCAGATGTTCTCGATAACGAAGGACACTTGGATTCTTCCAAAGCTGTTCCAGGCACACCACAGGCATTAAAGACAGCAGGGGATGGCATGCTAG GCAAAGCCAAGGAAGTGGACATGAAAAATGAGATTGTGGAGGAtgtggggaaaagagaaatcttGCAGAATTCTGAGCATGAGGAACACAAAGAGGAGTCTGAGGAACAGGAAGTACAGACATTGCATGCTGATGAAAATACAAGGGCAGAAAACCTGATTGAAGAACCTGATGCTCTGTCAACAGTGATGTTACCAGATAGTAGGTTCTGTAAGGCTTTGGATCAGTTCTGTAAACCTGTGTCAGGGAATGCTTGTTCAAGTGATGATAGTGATGCAGATGATTTGAGAAAGGAGACACAGtcagcagacacagcagccCGGCAGCCTGTTAGCAAGGAGGTTGAACAGAGTAACTTAAACCCAAGGACAGCTGAGAACTCAGAAATGGGCTCACTGCAAGGTCAGGATTTTGAGAGTCCTCAGGAAATGCATGGTGAATTAAATGCAGAGCATGAACTGGAAAAAGCTGCTCTTCaacaggaagaaggagaggatgTGGAAGCTAGCTGTGCACTGAGTGCTAATGAGGCAGAACAAGCAGCAGACAGTGCAGGTGACAGCAGTGAGGTGGTTTCTGACCAGTCAGGGCTACCAGAGCTAGTGGACTCACAAAGTGAAGTGGTAAATGTAGAGCGCTGTGCTGAAACACTCCAGTGCTCAGGAGAAAGTGCTGGAAGCAAAGTTACAGAGGTCTTAGAAAAAACTCTTGTTGAAAGCAAAGACTGCACTGATGGAACAGCTAATGAAACTGGAGGTGATAGAGCTGGAGAACAAAATGAGGTTGGGAGTGCAGTTCAGggtgagaaaatggaaagagattCCACGGGCTCAGAAGGGGAGGAGTCATGTGGAAGCTGTGCCCCATCAGATCCAAATGAGGAGGGAGATGATCAGGCACAGATCCAGCCAGTTTCCTCAGAGGACAGTGAGGAAGCATTGTTAGAGGAACAGAATATGCAGGAACAAACGGAACTTAAGCCTGCTGAGAAAGGTGGACAGGAGGAAGTATTGACTGGAAACTTAGAGGAGTATTCAGATTGCgcagaaaagcaggagaaggCTTCAGGGGAGTCTGCAGGCTCTGCTAATGAGGCAGAAGTTAGTGCACTGCATCAGACAGAGCCAGACACGGACACTGTGAAAGAAATGGTGTCTCAGGAAACCAGTTTAGACCCAGTTATTTCAGATGATGAAactgaggaaacagaaatgcaaacaggaGTTATGtctgggaaaggagaggaaaatagaatagaatacTTAGAACATGATAGAACAGAAGACTTAAAATCAAAGGCAGAGCTTCAAATGGTTCAGtgcagcaaagaaacaacaggTGACTCAGaggatgagaaaaatatttctttagaaaGTGAAGCACAGAATGTAGTTAAACAAGGTGAATCTAAAGAGGAGTTTGTTGCATGTCACAGTGTAACTAGTGAGAATCAAGTTGATAAAGAAACGTTTAAAGAAGATACAAAGCAGTCAGAGCTCGCAGACCAGCAGGGTGATGGCTTTACTTCTATGGAAGGTACAGATAATTCTCTTGCACAGAAAGCTGAGCTGGATGGAAGTGTGAGTGAGCAACTTAGACTAGAGGGCCaagcagaggaagaacaagaagatGAAGGTGACGCATTTGATTTTGATGAGGATTCAGAACAGATACTGGAAACTGATGAAAAACGCGATGGAGGAGAATCTGATGCACAGAGTGAAGAGGATGACGGAACAAGCAGCATGATAAGAAAAGCTGCCCCTACAGGTGAAGCCGGAGAGAGAActggcaaaataaaaaccagtgACACCTTGACCAAAGATGATGGCTTACAGCATAAGGAAGGAAATGAGTCAGAAGAAGCAGGGCACTCGCAAGAGGAAGCGTCAGCACTGAAAACTGATGAGAAGGCTGATGTGTCGGCAGAGGGAAACGAAGCATCAGATTCTAATGAAGTGGAAAAGGCACCAGGTGACAGTGGTCTAGAACAGGATTTGGAGAGTGCCGGCTGTAACAGGGCTGAAAGCAAAGAGGATTTGCGAGGTGGTAGGAAGGGTAAGGGTAAATCCAGAGATGACTGTACAGTGTCCTGA
- the LRRFIP1 gene encoding leucine-rich repeat flightless-interacting protein 1 isoform X5 yields the protein MHGRPSAVPETTLGEQAPVELLCELVIDSVHELHKQAEARLAAKRAARAEAREIRMKELERQQKEIYQVQKKYYGLDTKWGDIEQWMASDEDERMSVGSRGSLRSHVEYASAYPVAGLENERTKWKNYSKATNGYEEDVYGSSQNRKSSRASYYPDLGLHNSGYASTSQPSSQNGNWPSLLYSDALPARSYRASVYDESVYSGSRRYSASSSRAPSEYSCYLGSGSRASSRASSARASPVIEERPEKDFEKGARTVSSLSAATLASLGGTSSRRGSGDTSISVDTEASIREIKDIYELKEQIQDVEGKYMQGLKEMKDSLAEVEEKYKKAMVSNAQLDNEKTNFMYQVDTLKDALLELEEQLAESRRQYEEKSKEFEREKHAHSILQFQFKEIKEALKQRDEMLAEIQQLQQKQQSYVREISDLQETIEWKDKKIGALERQKDFFDSIRSERDDLRDEVMMLKEQLKKHGIIPDSDIATNGDASDVLDNEGHLDSSKAVPGTPQALKTAGDGMLGKAKEVDMKNEIVEDVGKREILQNSEHEEHKEESEEQEVQTLHADENTRAENLIEEPDALSTVMLPDSRFCKALDQFCKPVSGNACSSDDSDADDLRKETQSADTAARQPVSKEVEQSNLNPRTAENSEMGSLQGQDFESPQEMHGELNAEHELEKAALQQEEGEDVEASCALSANEAEQAADSAGDSSEVVSDQSGLPELVDSQSEVVNVERCAETLQCSGESAGSKVTEVLEKTLVESKDCTDGTANETGGDRAGEQNEVGSAVQGEKMERDSTGSEGEESCGSCAPSDPNEEGDDQAQIQPVSSEDSEEALLEEQNMQEQTELKPAEKGGQEEVLTGNLEEYSDCAEKQEKASGESAGSANEAEVSALHQTEPDTDTVKEMVSQETSLDPVISDDETEETEMQTGVMSGKGEENRIEYLEHDRTEDLKSKAELQMVQCSKETTGDSEDEKNISLESEAQNVVKQGESKEEFVACHSVTSENQVDKETFKEDTKQSELADQQGDGFTSMEGTDNSLAQKAELDGSVSEQLRLEGQAEEEQEDEGDAFDFDEDSEQILETDEKRDGGESDAQSEEDDGTSSMIRKAAPTGEAGERTGKIKTSDTLTKDDGLQHKEGNESEEAGHSQEEASALKTDEKADVSAEGNEASDSNEVEKAPGDSGLEQDLESAGCNRAESKEDLRGGRKGKGKSRDDCTVS from the exons GCTTCGGATGAAGATGAGCGCATGTCAGTGGGTAGCCGTGGAAGCCTGAGG TCTCATGTGGAGTATGCCAGCGCCTATCCAGTG GCTGGATTAGAGAATGAAAGGACCAAATGGAAGAACTACTCCAAAGCA ACCAATGGTTATGAGGAAGACGTGTATGGATCATCCCAGAATAGAAAATCTAGCAGG GCTTCATACTACCCTGATCTGGGTCTTCACAACAGTGGCTATGCTTCCACATCTCAGCCTTCTTCCCAAAATGGAAACTGG CCCTCCTTGCTGTACAGCGATGCCCTGCCAGCCAGAAGTTACAGG GCGTCTGTGTATGACGAGAGTGTTTACAGTGGGAGCCGTCGATATAGTGCCTCTAGTTCTCGTGCT CCTTCAGAGTACAGCTGTTACCTCGGTTCGGGATCTCGGGCGTCCTCGAGAGCCAGCTCTGCTCGGGCCAGTCCGGTG ATTGAGGAACGGCcagaaaaagattttgagaAG GGAGCACGTACTGTCTCAAGTCTGTCAGCAGCTACCTTAGCTTCCTTGGGTGGGACTTCTTCTCGAAGAGGCAGCGGGGATACATCCATCTCAGTGGATACAGAGGCATCTATTAGAGAAATCAAG GATATCTATGAGTTAAAGGAGCAGATTCAAGATGTAGAAGGCAAATACATGCAGggactgaaagaaatgaag GACTCTCTAGCTGAAGTTGAAGAGAAATATAAGAAGGCGATGGTTTCCAATGCTCAGCTAGacaatgagaaaacaaatttcatgTACCAAGTAGATACCCTGAAGGATGCACTCTTAGAATTAGAGGAACAGCTCGCAGAATCCAGGAGGCAATATGAAGAAAAGAGTAAA GAATTTGAGAGAGAGAAGCACGCTCATAGCATACTGCAGTTCCAATTTAAGGAAATCAAAGAGGCTTTGAAGCAAAGAGACGAAATGCTTGCA GAAATCCAACAGctgcaacagaaacagcagagctaTGTCAGGGAAATTTCTGATCTTCAGGAGACAATAGAgtggaaagacaaaaaaatagGG GCCTTAGAGAGGCAGAAAGATTTCTTTGATTCCATAAGGAGTGAGCGGGATGACCTTAGAGACGAAGTAATGATGCTGAAGGAGCAACTGAAG AAACATGGAATAATCCCAGACTCCGACATAGCCACCAATGGGGATGCATCAGATGTTCTCGATAACGAAGGACACTTGGATTCTTCCAAAGCTGTTCCAGGCACACCACAGGCATTAAAGACAGCAGGGGATGGCATGCTAG GCAAAGCCAAGGAAGTGGACATGAAAAATGAGATTGTGGAGGAtgtggggaaaagagaaatcttGCAGAATTCTGAGCATGAGGAACACAAAGAGGAGTCTGAGGAACAGGAAGTACAGACATTGCATGCTGATGAAAATACAAGGGCAGAAAACCTGATTGAAGAACCTGATGCTCTGTCAACAGTGATGTTACCAGATAGTAGGTTCTGTAAGGCTTTGGATCAGTTCTGTAAACCTGTGTCAGGGAATGCTTGTTCAAGTGATGATAGTGATGCAGATGATTTGAGAAAGGAGACACAGtcagcagacacagcagccCGGCAGCCTGTTAGCAAGGAGGTTGAACAGAGTAACTTAAACCCAAGGACAGCTGAGAACTCAGAAATGGGCTCACTGCAAGGTCAGGATTTTGAGAGTCCTCAGGAAATGCATGGTGAATTAAATGCAGAGCATGAACTGGAAAAAGCTGCTCTTCaacaggaagaaggagaggatgTGGAAGCTAGCTGTGCACTGAGTGCTAATGAGGCAGAACAAGCAGCAGACAGTGCAGGTGACAGCAGTGAGGTGGTTTCTGACCAGTCAGGGCTACCAGAGCTAGTGGACTCACAAAGTGAAGTGGTAAATGTAGAGCGCTGTGCTGAAACACTCCAGTGCTCAGGAGAAAGTGCTGGAAGCAAAGTTACAGAGGTCTTAGAAAAAACTCTTGTTGAAAGCAAAGACTGCACTGATGGAACAGCTAATGAAACTGGAGGTGATAGAGCTGGAGAACAAAATGAGGTTGGGAGTGCAGTTCAGggtgagaaaatggaaagagattCCACGGGCTCAGAAGGGGAGGAGTCATGTGGAAGCTGTGCCCCATCAGATCCAAATGAGGAGGGAGATGATCAGGCACAGATCCAGCCAGTTTCCTCAGAGGACAGTGAGGAAGCATTGTTAGAGGAACAGAATATGCAGGAACAAACGGAACTTAAGCCTGCTGAGAAAGGTGGACAGGAGGAAGTATTGACTGGAAACTTAGAGGAGTATTCAGATTGCgcagaaaagcaggagaaggCTTCAGGGGAGTCTGCAGGCTCTGCTAATGAGGCAGAAGTTAGTGCACTGCATCAGACAGAGCCAGACACGGACACTGTGAAAGAAATGGTGTCTCAGGAAACCAGTTTAGACCCAGTTATTTCAGATGATGAAactgaggaaacagaaatgcaaacaggaGTTATGtctgggaaaggagaggaaaatagaatagaatacTTAGAACATGATAGAACAGAAGACTTAAAATCAAAGGCAGAGCTTCAAATGGTTCAGtgcagcaaagaaacaacaggTGACTCAGaggatgagaaaaatatttctttagaaaGTGAAGCACAGAATGTAGTTAAACAAGGTGAATCTAAAGAGGAGTTTGTTGCATGTCACAGTGTAACTAGTGAGAATCAAGTTGATAAAGAAACGTTTAAAGAAGATACAAAGCAGTCAGAGCTCGCAGACCAGCAGGGTGATGGCTTTACTTCTATGGAAGGTACAGATAATTCTCTTGCACAGAAAGCTGAGCTGGATGGAAGTGTGAGTGAGCAACTTAGACTAGAGGGCCaagcagaggaagaacaagaagatGAAGGTGACGCATTTGATTTTGATGAGGATTCAGAACAGATACTGGAAACTGATGAAAAACGCGATGGAGGAGAATCTGATGCACAGAGTGAAGAGGATGACGGAACAAGCAGCATGATAAGAAAAGCTGCCCCTACAGGTGAAGCCGGAGAGAGAActggcaaaataaaaaccagtgACACCTTGACCAAAGATGATGGCTTACAGCATAAGGAAGGAAATGAGTCAGAAGAAGCAGGGCACTCGCAAGAGGAAGCGTCAGCACTGAAAACTGATGAGAAGGCTGATGTGTCGGCAGAGGGAAACGAAGCATCAGATTCTAATGAAGTGGAAAAGGCACCAGGTGACAGTGGTCTAGAACAGGATTTGGAGAGTGCCGGCTGTAACAGGGCTGAAAGCAAAGAGGATTTGCGAGGTGGTAGGAAGGGTAAGGGTAAATCCAGAGATGACTGTACAGTGTCCTGA